In Cicer arietinum cultivar CDC Frontier isolate Library 1 chromosome 1, Cicar.CDCFrontier_v2.0, whole genome shotgun sequence, one DNA window encodes the following:
- the LOC101488552 gene encoding YTH domain-containing protein ECT2-like, which yields MEMYDASETRNLDAYWIEGADLNSHFTSPNFEQTGAMVNEGAPEFVDQSMYYPAATNYGYYCTGFESPGEWEDQQRIFGTDGPAVQYTGVQNENFPYVYYSYGYSQSPYNPYNPYIPGAVIGVDGSFGGGQHYYTLPNYQNHVSSPAYVPVVQQGNFPDSSADSLFGTRSSVSRPDGRGLKHKFNSASGNFSRNSSKLLANQTSSLARVSEGLRANDGRKQDLTHASVSGSRFLNLASSAVHQGRSSDGSVQPVDTISNGNVISHPNQLNNNQLKVASSRSGFSEFASNANGQSAVAKLRPKADISKVSSDGNGSSEVLGEQNRGPRTSRSKHQLSVKAYTTKVGGGNEEGNIIIYTDQYNKEDFPLDYDNAKFFVIKSYSEDDVHKSIKYNVWSSTPHGNKKLENAYEDSKKVSAEKPGVCPIFLFFSVNASGQFCGVAEMIGSVDFNQDMDFWQQDKWSGSFPVKWHMIKDVPNGNFRHIILENNENKPVTNSRDTQEITYRKGLEMLKIFKSHTLKTSLLDDFMYYEHRQKIMQDEKAKLLIRSFESPVFIPFPALEDPHKLNFVVGKPPNKYEKNLKFKDDSDSLKQIPISSPAQNFNSSDVPNIKYVNEQAEKIAVDEEDISSILKIGSVTITPKQVETKQSGIGNREPIDVLTVGSMPVKVNGLSGSSGFLKVGSIQLDPKVLQQ from the exons ATGGAAATGTATGATGCTTCCGAAACTAGGAACCTGGATGCTTACTgg ATTGAAGGTGCTGATTTAAATTCACACTTCACAAGCccaaactttgaacaaactGGAGCAATGGTTAATGAAGGAGCCCCTGAGTTTGTTGACCAGAGCATGTATTACCCTGCTGCCACCAATTATGGGTATTACTGTACAG GATTTGAATCACCCGGGGAATGGGAGGACCAGCAAAGAATTTTTGGTACAGATGGCCCTGCTGTTCAGTACACG GGTgtacaaaatgaaaattttccATATGTATATTATAGCTATGGATATTCACAGTCTCCATACAATCCATATAATCCGTACATACCTGGTGCTGTGATAGGAGTTGATGGCTCATTTGGCGGAGGACAACATTATTACACCCTCCCCAATTATCAAAATCATGTTTCTTCACCTGCTTATGTTCCCGTTGTTCAACAAGGCAATTTTCCTGATAGTTCTGCCGACTCGTTGTTTGGAACCAGATCTTCTGTCAGTAGACCTGATGGAAGAGGTTTGAAACATAAGTTCAATTCAGCTTCTGGTAACTTTTCTAGGAACTCGTCAAAACTTTTAGCAAATCAGACAAGTTCCTTGGCCAGGGTATCAGAAGGGCTGAGAGCTAATGATGGGAGGAAACAGGATTTGACCCATGCAAGTGTTTCTGGGAGTAGGTTTCTCAACTTAGCTTCATCAGCTGTTCATCAG GGTAGAAGTTCTGATGGCTCAGTGCAACCTGTAGATACTATTTCTAATGGGAATGTTATTTCTCATCCTAATCAATTGAATAATAATCAATTGAAAGTAGCTTCTTCAAGAAGTGGATTTTCTGAATTTGCATCAAATGCTAATGGGCAGTCTGCAGTTGCTAAACTTAGGCCGAAGGCTGACATTAGCAAAGTTTCGAGTGATGGAAATGGAAGCTCTGAAGTATTGGGAGAGCAAAATCGAGGCCCTAGGACTAGTAGATCAAAACATCAGCTGTCCGTGAAAGCTTATACAACCAAGGTAGGAGGTGGTAACGAGGAAGGGAACATCATCATTTATACCGATCAATACAACAAAGAGGATTTCCCTCTTGACTATGATAATGCAAagttttttgttataaaatcaTACAGCGAGGATGATGTGCACAAAAGCATCAAATACAATGTGTGGTCTTCTACACCTCATGGAAACAAGAAGCTGGAAAATGCTTATGAGGATTCAAAGAAAGTATCAGCTGAAAAACCCGGAGTCTGTCCTATCTTCCTATTTTTTTCT GTTAATGCCAGTGGTCAATTCTGCGGAGTTGCAGAGATGATTGGTTCAGTTGATTTTAATCAGGATATGGATTTTTGGCAGCAAGATAAATGGAGTGGGAGCTTTCCTGTAAAGTGGCACATGATAAAAGATGTACCAAATGGAAATTTTAGGCACATTATACTAGAGAACAATGAAAACAAGCCAGTAACTAATAGCAGAGATACACAAGAG ATAACGTATCGCAAAGGATTGGAAATGCTGAAAATATTCAAAAGTCATACCTTGAAGACATCTTTGCTTGATGACTTTATGTATTATGAACATCGTCAGAAGATCATGCAGGATGAGAAAGCCAAGCTCCTCATCAGAAGTTTTGAAAGTCCAGTATTCATACCATTTCCAGCACTGGAAGATCCTCATAAGTTGAATTTTGTTGTTGGCAAACCACCCAACAAATATGAGAAGAATTTGAAGTTCAAGGATGATTCTGATAGCTTAAAACAGATACCAATTTCGAGCCCTGCACAGAACTTCAATAGTTCTGATGTCCCTAACATCAAGTATGTAAATGAGCAAGCTGAGAAAATTGCAGTTGATGAAGAAGATATTTCCTCTATCTTAAAGATCGGTTCAGTCACTATTACTCCTAAGCAGGTTGAGACAAAACAATCTGGCATTGGTAACAGAGAACCAATTGATGTTCTTACAGTAGGCTCAATGCCAGTCAAAGTTAATGGGTTATCTGGTTCTTCTGGTTTCTTGAAAGTTGGCAGTATACAACTTGACCCAAAAGTATTACAACAGTAA
- the LOC101489009 gene encoding LOW QUALITY PROTEIN: probable boron transporter 2 (The sequence of the model RefSeq protein was modified relative to this genomic sequence to represent the inferred CDS: deleted 1 base in 1 codon), protein MEETFVPFRGIKNDIQRRLMCYKQDWIGGFTAGFRILAPTTYIFFASAIPVISFGEQLERDTDGILTAVQTLASTALCGIIHSIIGGQPLLILGVAEPTVIMYTFMFNFAKNRPDLGSKLFLAWTGWVCMWTALLLFLLAILGACSIINRFTRVVGELFGLLIAMLFMQEAIKGLIHEFHVPDRADPASTAFQSSWRFGNGMFALILSFGLLLTALRSRKARSWRYGSGCLRGFVADYGVPLMVLLWTSVSYIPAGSVPKGIPRRLFSPNPWSHGAYENWTVIKDMLNVPVLYIIGSFIPATMIAVLYYFDHSVASQLAQQKEFNLRKPPSFHYDLLLLGFMVILCGLIGIPPSNGVIPQSPMHTKSLATLKHQLLRNRLVATAKSCLSKQESLGQVYGSMQSAYWQMQTPLTHQEPSTRGLKEIKESTIQLASSMGSIITAVDESIFDIEKEIDDLLPVEVKEQRVSNLLQSLMVGGCVAAMPFLKMIPTSVLWGYFAFMAIENLPGNQFWERILFIFTAPSRRYKVLEECHATYVETVPFKTITVFTLFQTAYLLVCFGITWVPIAGVLFPLMIMLLVPVRQYILPKFFKGSHLQDLDAAEYEEVSALPFDLSAEGELSRTASFADDEEILDGITTRSRGEVRRICSPNVMSSTVTPSKEFTSLQSPRFLDKVYNPQVNQLNGNSRPRGVWRGPFSPGE, encoded by the exons ATGGAAGAGACATTTGTTCCATTTCGAggaattaaaaatgatattcaaAGGAGATTGATGTGTTACAAGCAAGACTGGATTGGTGGTTTCACTGCAGGATTCag GATATTAGCCCCTACGACATACATATTTTTTGCATCAGCAATTCCAGTTATTTCATTTGGAGAACAATTGGAAAGAGATACAG ATGGTATACTCACTGCTGTACAAACATTAGCATCTACTGCACTGTGTGGAATTATACACTCTATTATTGGAGGCCAACCTTTGTTGATTCTTGGTGTAGCAGAACCAACAGTGATCATGTATACATTCATGTTCAACTTCGCCAAAAACAGGCCGGATTTGGGTTCAAAACTCTTCCTAGCGTGGACTGGATG GGTGTGCATGTGGACTGCACTCTTGTTGTTCCTACTGGCTATCTTAGGAGCTTGTTCCATCATCAACAGGTTCACTCGTGTGGTGGGCGAACTGTTCGGCCTTCTTATCGCAATGCTCTTCATGCAAGAGGCTATTAAA GGACTCATTCACGAGTTTCATGTACCTGATAGAGCAGACCCTGCATCAACTGCGTTTCAATCTTCATGGAGGTTTGGAAATGGCATGTTTGCTTTGATTCTTTCCTTTGGCCTTCTACTTACAGCATTGAGAAGCCGGAAAGCAAGGTCTTGGCGATATGGATCGG GATGTTTACGCGGCTTCGTAGCAGATTACGGTGTCCCATTGATGGTTCTGTTATGGACTTCTGTTTCTTATATACCAGCTGGAAGTGTTCCAAAAGGAATCCCTCGGCGACTCTTTAGTCCTAATCCGTGGTCCCATGGTGCTTATGAAAACTGGACTGTCATAAAG GACATGCTGAATGTGCCAGTTCTCTATATTATTGGATCATTCATTCCAGCAACAATGATTGCTGTGCTTTATTATTTTGACCATAGTGTAGCATCTCAGCTTGCTCAACAAAAAGAGTTCAATTTAAGAAAGCCACCTTCGTTCCATTATGATCTACTTCTTTTGGGATTCATG GTTATATTATGTGGCCTAATTGGAATACCTCCATCAAATGGTGTCATTCCACAATCTCCAATGCATACCAAAAGTTTAGCTACACTGAAGCACCAG TTACTTCGAAACCGGCTTGTTGCAACCGCTAAAAGTTGTCTGAGCAAGCAAGAAAGCTTAGGACAAGTATATGGAAGTATGCAAAGTGCTTACTGGCAGATGCAAACCCCTCTTACTCACCAGGAACCGTCCACTCGG GGATTAAAAGAGATTAAAGAATCAACCATTCAATTGGCATCAAGCATGGGAAGCATAATTACTGCAGTTGATGAGTCAATATTTGATATTGAGAAAGAAATCGATGACTTATTGCCAGTCGAGGTTAAAGAACAGCGAGTAAGCAACTTGCTTCAATCTTTGATGGTAGGAGGATGTGTAGCAGCTATGCCTTTCCTCAAAATGATTCCAACTTCTGTACTGTGGGGCTATTTTGCTTTCATGGCCATTGAAAACTTACCCGGCAACCAGTTCTGGgaaagaattttatttattttcaccGCTCCGAGCAGAAGATACAA AGTTCTGGAGGAATGCCATGCAACTTACGTGGAAACCGTACCTTTCAAGACAATTACAGTATTTACGCTTTTCCAAACTGCTTACTTGCTCGTTTGTTTTGGTATCACTTGGGTTCCGATAGCCGGCGTTCTGTTCCCATTGATGATCATGCTTCTGGTTCCTGTAAGACAATACATTCTTCCCAAGTTCTTCAAAGGATCACACCTTCAAGATTTAGATGCTGCAGAATATGAAGAAGTCTCAGCATTACCATTCGACCTATCTGCC GAAGGGGAGCTGAGCAGGACTGCTTCCTTTGCAGATGATGAAGAGATTCTAGATGGGATTACTACTAGAAGCCGAGGGGAGGTTAGACGAATTTGCAGTCCAAATGTGATGAGCTCTACTGTAACACCATCCAAAGAGTTCACAAGTCTT CAAAGTCCAAGGTTCCTAGATAAAGTATATAACCCTCAGGTAAACCAACTAAATGGAAACTCTAGGCCTAGAGGTGTATGGAGAGGACCCTTTAGCCCTGGAGAATGA